From the Fusobacterium ulcerans ATCC 49185 genome, the window AATTATTTCCATTTTCCATTTTTTTCTTTCAGCATATCTTGAGTACATTCTAAATAAGTTTCCAGCAAAAAGAGCTGCTTCATCTCCTCCAGCTCCACCTCTTATTTCTATGATAACGTTTTTATCATCATTTTCATCTTTTGGAAGTAAAAGTACTTTTAATTCTTTTTCAAGTTCTGGTATAGATTCTTCAAGTTCTTTTAACTCTTCATGCATCATTTCTCTCATATCTTGATCTTTTTCAGTTTTAAGATTTTCTTTGATAAAATCAAAATCTTCTGCAACCCTTTTATACTCTTTATATTTTTCAACTATTGGAGTTATCTCACTCAATGATTTGTTACATTCCATCATTTTTTTAGGGTCTGCTAATACCTCTGGGGAACCAAGCAATTCATTCAATTCATCGAATCTCTTTACTACTTCTTCTAATTTTCCGAACACTATTTCTCATCTCCTTTTTCACACTATAACTTTATAATTATATCATAAACATATAAAAAAATCAATTTTCCTTAGCTTATAACATAAAAAATAACCTCAATATTCAAAAATGAATATCAAGGTTATTAAAAATTTTTTACAATAATATAGTCAAATAAAAAAATTTATAATTAAAATTTAGCTAAAGCTTGTTCAAAATCTTTTAAAATATCTTCTATTTCTTCCAAACCAACTGAAATTCTTATTTGTCCCATTGTTATTCCAATAGCAGTAAGCTCTTCTTTATTAAGATCACGATGTGAAGCTCTAGGTGGATATGTCAATGTTGTTCCAACTCCAGCTAGTGTAGGAACAAAACGAACAATTTTTAAATTTTTAATTAATTTATTTATTTCAGCCATTCCTCCATTAAAATTTACACTAAGCATTCCACCATAACCATTTCCTTCAAATTGGTTATCTGCAGCTGCCTTATTTAGAGATGACTCAAGACCAGGATAATATACTTTTTCAACTTTTGGATGAGTTTCAAAAAATTTAGCAAGTATAAGAGCATTATCAGACATTTTTTTAACTCTTAAAGGAAGAGTACGAAGACTACGTGCTAAAAGCCATGACTCTGTGGCTCCCAAATTTGATCCGTAAAGACCAAGATAATAACTAATTTTTTTTATAAGTTCTTTTGAACCAACAACTGCTCCACCAACAAGATCGTCATGTCCTCCAAGATATTTTGTTGCACTATAGAGAACTAAGTCAACTCCATATTTTATAGGTTTTGCAATAATTGATGTAGCAAAAGTATTATCAATAAAAAGCAGAGCATTATTAGCATGAGCAATATTTGTAAGGTACTCCATATTTGGTACAGACATCATTGGATTAGCTATTGTTTCTCCATAAATCAATGTTGTATTTGGGCGAATATAGTCTGCAACATCTTGAGTGCTAAAATCCACAAATGTTGTTTCAACTCCCCAACGTCTTAATTCATGCTTAAAAAAAGCATATGTTTCTCCATATATTATAGGAGAAGCTATAATATGATCTCCAGGTTTTACTACAGCCAAAATAGAAGTAGTAATTGCAGCCATTCCAGACGCAAACACAAGCCCTTTTTCTGCTCCATCTCCAGCTGCTAAAATTTCTGAAACTGCATCAGCATTTGGATTTCCTAACCTGAAATATCCATAAGTAGGGATACCATCTTCGGAAACATCTTCACAAATTTTATCTATTGGCTCAATAGCATTAAAAATATAAGCAGATGACAAATAAATAGGAAATGTTTCAGGAACTGTAAGACTCTTATTCATTTTATAACAAAATTCACCATTACCAGTATGAATATATTTTGTTGCATCACTTTTTTGAATAGACATGTTAAATCCTCCTTATATAAGAATAACATAAAGTAAATTTATATTTTAAGATTACTGTTTCTTATTATAAACAATAATACCAATTATTGCTCCAACTAAAGCAGGTACTAACCAACCAAAACCAATATTATGAAGTGGAATATTTTTGATTATACTTTCAATTAAATTAATATGTATACCATACTGTGATGGAAAATTTAAAAATACATAAATAATTGTAAAATATATTCCCCCTTTATACCCACCATCATTTGGAATAAATTTAGAAAAAATACCTAACAACATTAATACAAGAGCTATTGGATATATTAATGAAAATAAAGGTGTTGTAAGTAATACAATAGTATCAAGTCCAAAGCTTGCTACAAAAGCTACAAAAATACAAACTATAGGAACAAGTATTTTATATGAAACTTTTCCATGAGTTTCTGTTTCAAAAAAATTAGCAACAGCAGTAATCTGCCCAATCGCTGTAGTAAGACAAGCAAGAATAACAGAAATACACAAACCATAAATTGCTATTTGTCCTCCACTAGATCTAATAATAGTTAAAAGAAGGTCTGCATTGCTTATTTCACTTGGAAGATACTTACTACTTACACAAGAACCCATATAAAAAAGTCCACCATAAACAATTCCAAGAAGAATTGCTGCAATAATACCTGCTGATAAAGTTATTTTTTTCACTTGACTTCCTACATACCCTTTATTAATAATTGTACTTAAAAATGTATTTGCCATAAGAAATGAAACAAGTACATCTCCTGTACCATATGCGCCAATAAAACTATGTAAAAAAGGATTACTGATAGATTGTTCAGTAGGAATTCCCAAAGGTGCAATCAATCCTTTAATAGTAAGAATAATCAAAATAATAGTCATTACAGGAGTTAAAATTTTTCCTATTTTATCAATTACAGAACCTTCATCTTTAGAAAAAAAGTAAGCAATTGCAAAATAAGTAATTACCATCAAAATATATGGTGCTTTACCCCATATTCCTTGAAGACCCATTTCAATACCAACTGCTGCTGTTCTAGGTATTGAAACACAACAGCAGAACAGCATTATTATACCTACATATATGGTATAAAATTTTTTATTAACATGATCAGTAATTCTCTGCACAGAACCTTTAATACCTATAATAACAATTGTCAGAACAGGTAAAACCACCCCAGATAAAATCATTGCAATGACACCTGTGCTCCACCGATTTCCGCTTTCTAATCCAAGCATTGATGGAAATATTAAATTTCCTGCTCCAAAATATGTAGCAAAAAGTGCAAGCCCAATAATAAGAACTTCTATTTTATTAATTTTATTAATTTTTTTATTTTCCATAATATTGTTCCCCTCCATTTTATTTTGGAAATAAATAGTTTTATTTAAAGCTTTTACTATATTCAAACATTATGATTTAAACATACTTTTTTTCTATAATTCACTATTTTTTCTCATTTGTTCAATAGTTATTTCTAAAAGTTCTATATATTCTTTTCCAAGGGGGCTAAGTTCTTTTCCTTCTTTTATCAAATATCCAATTTGAATATCTGGACCATCTTCTAGTACAACACTATTAACAACACCTAACATATTATCTGTTAATAACCCCGTCCCTATATCATAGGCTAGAGAATTTGAAATTAATTCAAAGCTAATATTAAGATCATTAATAAACAAAACTTTAGAAGGAAGTTTTTTAAAATACATGATTTCTTCCATCATAGAATTTGGAGTTTCTTCATCTTGGGCATAAACAATACAAGGATATGGTTCTAAATCTTTAATCATTAATGTTTTTTTCTTGGCTAAAGGATGTTTTTCTGATAAAAAAACATGTACCTTTTTTTGAAATAATGAATAAAATTTTAATCCATAACTTTTAAAAAGTCGTTCAAAATTATGTATTTTTTCACAATTTACTATAATTACACCTAACTCACTTCTATTGCTTTGTACTGATCTCAAAATATCTATTGTTTGTTCATAATAAAGGCTAAAATGATATTTATCTTTGGTAAATTTATTTACTAATTTGCTAAATGCTATTGCCACAAATGTATAATGTTGAGAACTTATCGAAAATTTTAAATCGACTTTATATTTAGAAGAAAAATTTTCTTCTATAAATGCTGCATTTTCGAGTAATTCATTGAAGTAAGGAATAATTTTCTGCCCATCTCCTGTAAGTATGGAACGATTACTTAATCTTTCAAAAATACAAATACCAAGCTCATTTTCCAGTGCTCTTATTTGTTTGCTGATGTTAGCTTCAGTTACAAAAAGTAAACTGGCAGCACTTCTAAATGATCCAGTTTTAGCAACTGTTAATACATAACGCATTTGTGACAAAGTCATTTATCGCCTCCTTTATTTAAATATAGTTTTTACTTTTTTATGCATAATAATATTATTATATGATAATATCATAACAAATCCCTATAACAATGTAAAACGATTTATTTTTATCACTTTTGATAACTTTTAGTACAAAAATTTTCATTTAATAATTTTATTAATCATTCTTTTAAAATAATATAAATATTATAAAAAGCTCCATTGGTAACAGAGCTGGATTTTATCTTTTTTATTATTTTTAAATTTCTTAATATATAAAAAAGGACTGATTTTTCTTCTCAGTCCATTAATTCCTACTTAATTGTTATTAGGGAATATATCCTTTGTTGTTTCTTCATCATCATCATACTGGAATCTCACTATATCTCCATTGTTTTTATAAAATATTCTTTCCTTTATTCTTCCATTTTCATAGAATTTAAAAGCAACTCCAGTTTTTTTACCTTCAGTAAAATGTCCTAATTCCTGTAATTTTGAATTTTTATCAAAAATTATATAGTTACCATCTTCTTTATCATCTTTATATGTCACTCTATATTTCAACTGACCATTTTCATAAAAATAGAAATATTCTCCATCTTTCTTATCTTCTTTATATGAAATTTTTTCTTTCATATTTCCATTCTTATAAAATATAAACCAGTCCCCTAATTTTTTATTATTCTTATAAACTCCTTTTTCATGTATTTTTCCATCTAAATAATATGAAAAATATTCTCCTGTAGTTTTATCCCACGAGATTTTATAGGTTTCCTTTCCAAAAGCAACGCTGCTCATAACGAATGTAGCTGCAATGAGTATCGCACACATAATCTTTTTCACTAATACACCTCATTTTGCCTTATTTGTTATTTATCAACCTCTGTTCATCATTTATTCTTTTGATAGCTATATCTCTAGCTCTCATATATTGCTCCTGAGTTATATATTTCTGCATTTCTATCTGACTTCTTATTCTATCTTTCAATATAGAAGCTTCTATTTGACCCATTCTATCAAAAAGCTTATCTATTTGTTCGAGATTACTTTCTGGTCCTTCTAATACAAATTTATTTACTTCTAATTCAAGTTGTTTCTTTTCTAATAGTAACATTTTGTAATTTGTACTTACTTTTCCTACCATTCCTTTTGCTTTTTCTATATTTTCCTGAGAAACTCCTACTTTCTTAAAATCTTCATCAGAAACTATCCCTAATCCATCATTATTTGCAAATACTAAGGAAGAAAAGATAACTACAAATACGCTGCTTAAAAATTTTCTCATTCCTGTCCTCCACTAAATTTGTACTTCTAATCCAAATAAATCATCTGTATTTAAATCTATTTTCTTATCATCAAAAATTGAATTATTAAAAATATGATCTAATGTAATATCTTCTTTTATAGCTTTATTATCGTTGAAACTTCTGTTAATTACATACTTATCTACACCAGTCATAGGAACTTCCTTGAAAAGCATTTGATAAGTAGAACTTGTAAAAATTCCTAATACAAATAAAGACAGCGAAAATACTCCCCTTCTTTTATTTTTCCTTTTTTCCTCTTCTAAAAGAGTTTTATATATATTAGCTCTTACTCTTTCTTTAGGCGTCATACTAATTTCCTCCCATATCTTTAATAGCCTTATAATATACTGATTTTACTGTAGATATATTCATATTTTTCATATCAGCTATTTCCTTAAGCTTATAACCATATATATCTTTTAAAACTACAATCTCTCGTTCTTGAAGAGAAAGTTCTTTTAGCCGTTCCTCTAATATCAGAGGTGTGTCTATATCAGAATTACATTCAAGGGCAAGTATCTCTTCATTTATATCAAGCTCTACTTTCCTCTTTCTGAAAAAATCATATATTTTGTTGATAGCTATTTTATATATCCATGTATAAATATTGCTGTCAGCTCTAAATTTCTTTAGATTCTTATAAACACTTATAAAGACCTCCTGAGATATATCCTCGGCATCTTCAGGATTCTTTACCACACCTAATATTTTGTAATATATCCTATCAAAATACTGTTCAAAAATCTCATCAAAGTCCATTATATTTTTATCCCTCACAAACTGTTATATTTTATTAGACGATATAAGTTGGAAAAAAGTTTAGTTTTAAAAAGATTTTTTGCTATTTACTCTTCCGCCTACACTAATCTCAAATTTATTCCCTGTTAAATCCACTACTGTATCATCTTGGACATTTATTATCTTAGTCATAGCCATATTTCTTTCTAAATGACTTCTTCCGCCTTCACTGTCACGATCCCCTTTTCCTCTTCTGAAAGAAAAATCCATAATCCCTCTTACCATTGGAGTTTCAATATATGTAAGCCTATATTCTCCTGGCTCTACATAATAAGGTACTCCTGAATCTAAGAAAATTCTTTGTATTTCTACACTTTGTATTTCGCTTCTATCATAATTTACAATAAGAATTTTTCTTCCTTCTATTTTATCAAGAGATATTTCATGACTGCTCTTTATTGATGTACATCCTGTTATCAGTATGATTAATAGGCTAATTAGATATCTTACCTTCATTTTCTTCATCCTCCATTATTAATTTTTTTAATTCTATCAATATTTCAGACTCTTTTACTTTTTTTACAATCTGCCCTTTTTTGAAAAGTACACCTTCTCCTTTTCCTCCAGCTACACCATAATCAGCTTCTCTAGCTTCTCCGGGTCCGTTTACTACACATCCCATAACAGCTATCTTTATTTTACGGTTTTCTTTTTCAAATTCCTTTTCTACTTTTTTGGCAAGATCTATCAAATCTATTTCAGTTCTTCCACAAGTAGGACAAGAAACAATTTCCACTCCTGCTTCTATCAATCCCAATACTTTCAGAATTTCTTTTGCTACTTTTATCTCTTCTACTGGATCCTCTGTCAAAGATACTCTGATTGTATTTCCAATTCCATCTACTAAAAGTGATCCTATCCCAATGGCTGATTTTACTGTTCCTTGAAATGCTGTTCCTGCTTCTGTTACTCCTAAATGAAGTGGATAATTCACTTTTTCACTTATTTTTCTATATGCCTCTACCATCATTTTTACATTACTTGACTTTAGAGACACAATTATATCATGAAAATCATTTTTTTCCAATAAACCAATATGGTACATTGCACTTTCTACCATAGCATCAGCAGTTGGGCTCCCATATTTCTTTAATATTTCTTTTTCTAATGAACCTGAATTTACCCCTATTCTTATTGGTATATTTTTTTCTTTTGCCATTTGTACTACTTTTGTTACATTTTCATCAGCACCAATGTTTCCAGGATTTATTCTAAGTTTATCTATTCCATTTTCCATAGCTGCTAAAGCAAGCTTATAATCAAAATGTATATCTGCTGCCAATGGAATTGTTACTTTTTTCCGTATTTTTTTTATAGCTTCTGCTGCTTCCATATTATTTATAGTCATTCTTACAAGCTGACATCCTGCTTCTTCCAGTCTTTTTATTTGGGCTACTGTAGCCTCTACATCACTTGTCATAGTGTTTGTCATAGACTGGATAACAATATTATTGTTTCCACCTATTATTATATTTCCAACTTTTACTGCTCTTGTCTTTTTCATTATTCCATCTCCTAAACAAAGAAGTCCTGTTAAAAAACAGGACTTTTCTTATTTTTATTTTCTTGTTAAGTAACTCATAGGGTTCTCTGTTTTTCCATTTTTTCTAACTTCAAAATGAAGGTGAGGTCCTGTCACTCTTCCAGACATTCCTGTTTTCCCTATTAATTCACCTTTATTAACATTCTGCCCAACTTTTACACCAATTTTATCTAAATGAGCATATCTAGTTTCATAGCCATTAGAATGTTTCAATATTATTATTTTTCCATATCCATTCATATATCCAGCATAACTTACTTTTCCAGTTTGAGCTGCACGTAAAGGTACATATCTTGCTTTTAAGTCTACTCCTGCATGGAATATATATCTTTTTAAAACTGGATGAAATCTGCTTCCATATGGACTATTTACTCCCTTATATTCAACAGGGAATCTAAATCCTGCACTGGCCACTCTTACTCCACCACTTTTTCCTGAACCTGCAAGAACTCTTATATCAGGATTTTTCAAGAAAATATCCTGTCCTATCTTAAGGTTTTTTGCATCTATTTCATTATAAGCAGTTATATCATCAAGTTTCATTTTAAACTTTGATGCTATTTTAGATAATGAATCTCCCTTTTGAACTTTATAAAATATTCCATTTTCAGAAACTATAGTTAGTTTTTGTCCTATCTTTAGATTCTTTACAGATACATTTGGATTATTAGCAAGAAGCATAGTCATAGTCATTCCATTTGCTTCTGCTATTTCAGAAATTGTATCTCCCTGTTTAACTATATATTCACTTTTTACAGGTAATTTTTTTTCAGGTGCAATAACTTGTTCAATAGCAGTTTCTCTAATTCTTTCATTATCTTTTTCAATAGATTCTTTATCTTTTTTATCAAATCCTATTGCCTTATATTCATTAGCAAAATTATACTCTTTTTCAAATGTATAAAAGCTATCTTTAAGCAAGGTAACTCCACCATTCTGCTCTTCAGTAGCTTCATAGTAGTCTGTAAACTTTTTTAGATCCACCACTTCCTCTTTAAAAGGATTGGCAAACTCTATTCCAAAATAAAAAACAACTGCTAATATTATAAAAACTTTTATTTTAGATTTCATTTTTAGTCCTCTTCTCCCCTTTTTCATAGAATTCCAAAAGCTTTTTATTGCTTTCT encodes:
- a CDS encoding RNA polymerase sigma factor gives rise to the protein MDFDEIFEQYFDRIYYKILGVVKNPEDAEDISQEVFISVYKNLKKFRADSNIYTWIYKIAINKIYDFFRKRKVELDINEEILALECNSDIDTPLILEERLKELSLQEREIVVLKDIYGYKLKEIADMKNMNISTVKSVYYKAIKDMGGN
- a CDS encoding trans-sulfuration enzyme family protein, with amino-acid sequence MSIQKSDATKYIHTGNGEFCYKMNKSLTVPETFPIYLSSAYIFNAIEPIDKICEDVSEDGIPTYGYFRLGNPNADAVSEILAAGDGAEKGLVFASGMAAITTSILAVVKPGDHIIASPIIYGETYAFFKHELRRWGVETTFVDFSTQDVADYIRPNTTLIYGETIANPMMSVPNMEYLTNIAHANNALLFIDNTFATSIIAKPIKYGVDLVLYSATKYLGGHDDLVGGAVVGSKELIKKISYYLGLYGSNLGATESWLLARSLRTLPLRVKKMSDNALILAKFFETHPKVEKVYYPGLESSLNKAAADNQFEGNGYGGMLSVNFNGGMAEINKLIKNLKIVRFVPTLAGVGTTLTYPPRASHRDLNKEELTAIGITMGQIRISVGLEEIEDILKDFEQALAKF
- a CDS encoding LysR family transcriptional regulator — protein: MTLSQMRYVLTVAKTGSFRSAASLLFVTEANISKQIRALENELGICIFERLSNRSILTGDGQKIIPYFNELLENAAFIEENFSSKYKVDLKFSISSQHYTFVAIAFSKLVNKFTKDKYHFSLYYEQTIDILRSVQSNRSELGVIIVNCEKIHNFERLFKSYGLKFYSLFQKKVHVFLSEKHPLAKKKTLMIKDLEPYPCIVYAQDEETPNSMMEEIMYFKKLPSKVLFINDLNISFELISNSLAYDIGTGLLTDNMLGVVNSVVLEDGPDIQIGYLIKEGKELSPLGKEYIELLEITIEQMRKNSEL
- the brnQ gene encoding branched-chain amino acid transport system II carrier protein is translated as MENKKINKINKIEVLIIGLALFATYFGAGNLIFPSMLGLESGNRWSTGVIAMILSGVVLPVLTIVIIGIKGSVQRITDHVNKKFYTIYVGIIMLFCCCVSIPRTAAVGIEMGLQGIWGKAPYILMVITYFAIAYFFSKDEGSVIDKIGKILTPVMTIILIILTIKGLIAPLGIPTEQSISNPFLHSFIGAYGTGDVLVSFLMANTFLSTIINKGYVGSQVKKITLSAGIIAAILLGIVYGGLFYMGSCVSSKYLPSEISNADLLLTIIRSSGGQIAIYGLCISVILACLTTAIGQITAVANFFETETHGKVSYKILVPIVCIFVAFVASFGLDTIVLLTTPLFSLIYPIALVLMLLGIFSKFIPNDGGYKGGIYFTIIYVFLNFPSQYGIHINLIESIIKNIPLHNIGFGWLVPALVGAIIGIIVYNKKQ
- a CDS encoding peptidoglycan DD-metalloendopeptidase family protein, which encodes MKSKIKVFIILAVVFYFGIEFANPFKEEVVDLKKFTDYYEATEEQNGGVTLLKDSFYTFEKEYNFANEYKAIGFDKKDKESIEKDNERIRETAIEQVIAPEKKLPVKSEYIVKQGDTISEIAEANGMTMTMLLANNPNVSVKNLKIGQKLTIVSENGIFYKVQKGDSLSKIASKFKMKLDDITAYNEIDAKNLKIGQDIFLKNPDIRVLAGSGKSGGVRVASAGFRFPVEYKGVNSPYGSRFHPVLKRYIFHAGVDLKARYVPLRAAQTGKVSYAGYMNGYGKIIILKHSNGYETRYAHLDKIGVKVGQNVNKGELIGKTGMSGRVTGPHLHFEVRKNGKTENPMSYLTRK
- the ispG gene encoding flavodoxin-dependent (E)-4-hydroxy-3-methylbut-2-enyl-diphosphate synthase: MKKTRAVKVGNIIIGGNNNIVIQSMTNTMTSDVEATVAQIKRLEEAGCQLVRMTINNMEAAEAIKKIRKKVTIPLAADIHFDYKLALAAMENGIDKLRINPGNIGADENVTKVVQMAKEKNIPIRIGVNSGSLEKEILKKYGSPTADAMVESAMYHIGLLEKNDFHDIIVSLKSSNVKMMVEAYRKISEKVNYPLHLGVTEAGTAFQGTVKSAIGIGSLLVDGIGNTIRVSLTEDPVEEIKVAKEILKVLGLIEAGVEIVSCPTCGRTEIDLIDLAKKVEKEFEKENRKIKIAVMGCVVNGPGEAREADYGVAGGKGEGVLFKKGQIVKKVKESEILIELKKLIMEDEENEGKISN
- a CDS encoding toxin-antitoxin system YwqK family antitoxin, whose amino-acid sequence is MKKIMCAILIAATFVMSSVAFGKETYKISWDKTTGEYFSYYLDGKIHEKGVYKNNKKLGDWFIFYKNGNMKEKISYKEDKKDGEYFYFYENGQLKYRVTYKDDKEDGNYIIFDKNSKLQELGHFTEGKKTGVAFKFYENGRIKERIFYKNNGDIVRFQYDDDEETTKDIFPNNN